One Ostrea edulis chromosome 2, xbOstEdul1.1, whole genome shotgun sequence genomic region harbors:
- the LOC130052142 gene encoding toll-like receptor 3, translated as MIPVTQSVFFILLAMQDSILANPCTQAEKTIPKMCKCSHYGKSAYVKIICVNTNRTSPAQQIPKMPNNTSSVHIQRFQLVSVTKETFGNLMNIPLMELTLRDNNIENISVDALSELQILRYLEISGETKVSKQNISLMMCNVTKTVKYIRFSHNVWDTPPDFKGLKHSLYKIDLSFNYFHSLNGTWFADLRRLRVLDVSFNGISENSYNFTGIENVTNLFLQGNWFKTFPKFCNYSFKNLQKLHFQFNKLTEFKREYFSCLPDLTLLNLNGHAIRKLYNNTFTSLSSLKILKIQRSAGQLFHIEARAFESTSLKELLFTGNGFWFQNTPTNPALEYFKHCPNLTLLNITSNKLKLKGHEFISMMKPLKKLQVLGIRDMNLNYLPRGFMKYLPHLFKLDVSDNFLQASWDGESVFGYKSKLRFLDLSDNNIEKITPSNFPERLLNGMSNTGGLDVSHNKFSCNCDDALWFYKWMHSNKEKLSSVDNITCRPNAHDDLGTIILFNLTEKDLCPINPAVVIAIITFCSVLMAVLLVLVVVYKLRWHIRHWLYVVKQRRRGYEIIKDDPDFNYDIYIVYADEDNNFVFKIAVPYLEDKGYSLCVRCRDFEIGKIHCDNIVDNMNQSRRVLLILSNHFAKSKWCEFQMHFSYNRCLEEKRNNIIVAVLTEISYKYLSNTLKALLTTHDYALWSKYDETGQNLFWGKVLRKLQFQSDHTESADDMIGDIQ; from the coding sequence ATGATTCCAGTTACTCAGAGTGTATTTTTCATACTGCTGGCGATGCAGGACAGCATACTCGCTAATCCATGTACTCAAGCTGAAAAAACGATCCCAAAAATGTGTAAGTGTTCGCATTATGGCAAATCTgcatatgtaaaaataatttgtgtGAACACAAATCGAACCTCACCAGCACAACAAATACCAAAAATGCCGAACAACACCAGCAGTGTACATATTCAAAGATTTCAACTAGTAAGCGTCACCAAAGAAACCTTCGGCAATCTGATGAATATCCCACTGATGGAACTAACTCTACGGGATAATAATATCGAGAACATTTCCGTGGATGCGTTGTCGGAACTGCAAATCCTTCGGTATTTGGAGATCAGTGGAGAAACTAaggtttcaaaacaaaatatatcccTAATGATGTGTAATGTAACTAAAACCGTTAAGTATATCCGATTTTCTCACAATGTTTGGGACACACCCCCTGACTTTAAAGGACTCAAGCATTCTCTTTATAAGATAGACTTATCCTTTAACTATTTCCACAGTTTAAATGGCACCTGGTTTGCAGATTTGAGGCGACTCAGAGTCTTGGATGTGTCATTTAATGGAATATCAGAAAATAGTTACAACTTCACTGGCATAGAAAATGTCACAAATTTGTTCTTACAGGGGAATTGGTTTAAAACATTTCCAAAGTTTTGtaattattcatttaaaaacttacaaAAGCTCCATTTTCAGTTTAATAAATTGACTGAATTTAAACGAGAATATTTTTCGTGTTTACCAGATTTGACCCTCTTAAACTTGAATGGACATGCGATACGAAAACTTTACAATAACACCTTCACATCGTTAAGCTCtttgaaaatactcaaaattcAAAGGTCGGCTGGGCAACTCTTTCATATTGAAGCTAGGGCATTTGAAAGTACGTCATTAAAAGAACTGCTCTTCACAGGCAATGGATTCTGGTTTCAGAACACTCCTACCAACCCTGCTCTCGAATATTTCAAACACTGTCCAAATCTGACATTGTTGAACATTACCTCCAACAAGCTTAAACTAAAGGGACATGAATTCATTTCAATGATGAAACCTTTGAAAAAATTGCAAGTGCTAGGTATAAGAGATATGAATCTGAACTATTTACCACGGgggtttatgaaatatttacctCATTTGTTCAAACTCGACGTGTCAGACAACTTCCTGCAAGCGTCGTGGGATGGTGAGTCCGTTTTCGGTTATAAATCGAAATTACGCTTTCTTGATTTATCGGACAATAATATCGAAAAAATCACGCCTTCGAATTTCCCAGAAAGACTCCTGAATGGAATGAGCAATACTGGTGGACTAGATGTCAGTCATAACAAGTTTTCCTGCAACTGTGATGATGCGCTGTGGTTTTACAAATGGATGCACTCCAACAAAGAAAAGTTATCCTCGGTAGACAACATTACATGTAGGCCTAATGCACATGATGATCTGGGTACGATAATATTGTTTAACCTTACCGAAAAAGACTTGTGCCCCATCAACCCGGCAGTGGTAATTGCTATTATAACATTCTGCAGTGTTCTCATGGCGGTGCTTCTCGTGTTGGTAGTGGTGTATAAACTGCGATGGCATATACGTCATTGGTTATACGTAGTGAAACAACGGAGGAGAGGATACGAAATCATAAAAGATGATCCCGATTTCAATTACGACATATATATTGTTTACGCTGACGAAgataataattttgttttcaagatTGCCGTACCCTATCTGGAAGACAAGGGCTACAGTCTCTGTGTGAGGTGTCGAGATTTTGAAATCGGAAAGATACACTGCGATAACATTGTCGACAACATGAACCAGAGCAGACGAGTTCTCTTAATTCTGTCCAATCATTTTGCAAAAAGTAAATGGTGtgaatttcaaatgcatttttcgTACAACAGATGTTTGGAAGAGAAAAGAAATAACATCATCGTAGCAGTTTTGACCGAAATCAGCTACAAGTATTTGTCGAACACTCTAAAGGCATTGCTGACAACACATGACTACGCGCTATGGTCAAAGTATGACGAAACGGGGCAGAATCTATTCTGGGGGAAAGTATTACGGAAATTACAGTTCCAATCCGACCATACAGAAAGTGCTGATGATATGATTGGTGACATTCAATAA
- the LOC130051413 gene encoding integrin alpha-X-like, translated as MVVCRSLFISTLVYAFLMRCHSKIPTTGCRPLDVVFLVDSSGSETNDSFNAQIEFMKEIVNSSASYNNNTKFGAVNFSNDARLEFKLNSSEQDIIRAISNISHIGKFTHLEEGFNFVIDVMFTKNGGDRPHADNVLLVLTDGIFHPENTTEPVEELLGKGVEIIPVLFTDEVTDKLASNANSITHTNTTYTKDTFDPKELF; from the exons ATGGTCGTCTGTAGATCCTTGTTCATTTCTACTCTGGTCTATGCATTCCTGATGAGATGTCACTCAAAAATTCCTACCACAG GATGCAGACCTCTGGATGTTGTTTTTCTGGTCGATAGCAGTGGGAGTGAAACCAACGACTCGTTCAATGCCCAGATTGAATTCATGAAAGAAATCGTCAACAGCTCTGCTTCTTACAATAACAACACCAAGTTCGGTGCAGTTAACTTTTCTAACGATGCTAGACTGGAATTCAAACTTAATTCATCAGAACAAGATATAATTAGAGCCATATCAAATATTTCGCACATTGGTAAATTTACTCACTTGGAGGAAGGATTTAACTTCGTAATTGATGTAATGTTCACAAAAAATGGTGGTGATCGCCCACATGCTGATAATGTGCTTTTAGTATTGACGGATGGCATATTTCACCCTGAAAATACAACGGAGCCAGTGGAGGAACTGCTCGGGAAAGGCGTTGAAATCATTCCCGTGCTTTTCACTGATGAAGTAACAGATAAATTGGCCAGCAATGCCAATAGCattacacatacaaacactACTTATACAAAAGACACATTTGATCCCAAGGAACTGTTCTGA